The following are encoded together in the Chiroxiphia lanceolata isolate bChiLan1 chromosome 8, bChiLan1.pri, whole genome shotgun sequence genome:
- the CPN1 gene encoding carboxypeptidase N catalytic chain has translation MARWLRPLVGALLLLEGAAALSFLHHRYEELVQALFRVQSQCPYVTRIYSIGRSVEGRHLYVLEFSDSPGVHEPLEPEFKYVGNMHGNEVLGRELLLQLSEFLCEEYRRGNERITRLIHDTRIHIMPSMNPDGYEVAAKQGPDSNGYLTGRNNANGVDLNRNFPDLNTLMYYSREISGPNHHIPLPDNWKSQVEPETLAVIQWISSYNFVLSANLHGGAVVANYPYDKSQDQRFRSHRRTVNTPTPDDKLFQKLAKTYSYAHSWMHRGWNCGDYFADGITNGASWYSLSKGMQDFNYLYTNCFEITLELSCNKFPPEEDLERQWMANREALVAFIEEVHQGIKGLVSDENNNGIAGAVISVQGISHDITSGDMGDYFRLLLPGTYTVTASAEGYHPQTVTTTVGPAAPSLVHFQLKQEVVRKPPERKASGTRVNNKALQKKVVPRATRRGTQR, from the exons ATGGCGCGGTGGCTGCGGCCCCTGGTGggagccctgctcctgctcgAGGGGGCGGCCGCCCTCAGCTTCCTCCACCATCGCTACGAGGAGCTGGTGCAGGCCCTGTTCCGCGTGCAGAGCCAGTGCCCCTACGTCACCCGCATCTACAGCATCGGCCGCAGTGTCGAGGGCCGACACCTCTACGTGCTGGAGTTCAGCGACTCCCCGGGCGTGCACGAGCCCC TGGAGCCAGAGTTCAAGTACGTTGGAAACATGCATGGGAACGAGGTGCTGGGCcgtgagctgctgctgcagctctctgagTTCCTGTGCGAGGAGTACCGCCGGGGAAACGAGCGGATCACCCGCCTCATCCATGACACGCGCATCCACATCATGCCCTCCATGAACCCCGACGGGTACGAAGTGGCTGCCAAGCAG GGCCCAGACAGCAACGGGTACTTGACAGGGAGGAACAATGCCAATGGAGTGGACTTGAACCGCAACTTCCCTGACCTCAACACACTCATGTACTACAGCAGGGAAATCAGCGGGCCAAATCACCACATCCCACTGCCTGACAACTGGAAAAGCCAG GTGGAGCCAGAGACACTGGCTGTGATCCAGTGGATCAGCAGCTACAACTTTGTGCTCTCAGCCAATCTGCACGGTGGAGCAGTGGTAGCAAATTACCCCTATGACAAGTCTCAAGATCAGCGTTTCAGGAGCCACCGGCGCACGGTCAACACACCTACCCCTGATGACAAGTTGTTTCAGAAG CTGGCCAAGACCTACTCGTACGCCCACAGCTGGATGCACCGTGGCTGGAACTGCGGGGACTACTTTGCCGATGGCATCACGAATGGGGCATCCTGGTACTCGCTCAGCAAAG gcATGCAGGACTTCAATTACCTCTACACCAACTGCTTTGAAATCaccctggagctgagctgcaaCAAGTTTCCCCCCGAGGAGGACCTGGAGCGGCAGTGGATGGCCAACCGAGAGGCCCTTGTTGCTTTCATTGAAGAG gttcaCCAGGGCATCAAAGGGCTGGTGTCAGACGAGAACAACAACGGCATTGCAGGAGCAGTGATTTCCGTCCAGGGAATCAGCCATGACATCACCTCTG GTGATATGGGGGATTATTtccggctgctgctgcctggcacttACACTGTCACAGCCTCTGCAGAGGGGTACCATCCCCAGACGGTGACAACAACAGTGGGCCCAGCTGCACCTTCATTG GTGCATTTCCAGCTCAAACAAGAAGTGGTGAGGAAGCCCCCGGAGCGTAAAGCCTCAGGCACACGCGTGAACAACAAAGCCCTTCAGAAGAAAGTTGTGCCAAGAGCCACCCGCCGGGGGACCCAAAGATGA
- the ENTPD1 gene encoding ectonucleoside triphosphate diphosphohydrolase 1 isoform X1, translated as MDEPKVTGTKPKMSSTRKILLILGFLSTLAVIALIAVAVTQNKPLPKNIKYGIVLDAGSSHTNLYVYEWPAEKENDTGVVKQVEVCKVEGPGISGYSHATEKAGPSLAQCLQQAKEVIPSTQHKETPVYLGATAGMRLLRLENESAADEVLSSVETTLRLAPFNFQGARIITGQEEGAYGWITINYLLGSFKQSGWKKLLHSLKSTSETSGALDLGGASTQITFVSKELSSESPENQLYFRLYGKDYQVYTHSFLCYGKDQALQQKLARDLQTVESSSLLDPCFHRGYQRTINISDFFKNPCTSDKKKQLPFSQLYIEGEGDYQKCRENIQKLFDKTNCPYSSCSFNGIYLPPLQGDFGAFSAFYFVMNFLNLTGEASPVPLNKVTRTIESFCARPWQEVKTMYQNIKEKYLSEYCFSGAYILSLLENGYEFTEDNWQRIHFLGKIGSSDAGWTLGYMLNLTNMIPAEEPAAPPLSHGSYVGLMVLCSLVLVSVLLFAWLLFHKPKCLQKGVV; from the exons TCACAGGTACCAAACCAAAGATGTCCTCGACAAGAAAGATACTACTCATCCTGGGATTCCTCTCTACTTTGGCTGTAATTGCTTTAATTGCTGTAGCAGTGACCCAAAACAAGCCACTTCCGAAGAACATTAAG TACGGGATTGTGCTGGATGCGGGATCGTCCCACACTAACCTCTATGTGTACGAGTGGCCAGCAGAGAAGGAGAACGACACTGGGGTGGTGAAGCAGGTGGAGGTGTGTAAAGTTGAAG GCCCTGGGATCTCAGGTTACTCCCATGCCACAGAGAAGGCAGGTCCCTCTCTGGCACAGTGCCTACAACAAGCAAAAGAGGTGATTCCCTCAACGCAGCACAAAGAGACACCTGTCTACCTCGGAGCAACTGCTGGCATGCGGCTTCTCAG GTTGGAGAATGAAAGTGCAGCTGACGAAGTCTTATCCTCAGTAGAGACGACACTACGCTTAGCTCCCTTCAACTTCCAGGGTGCCAGAATCATCACTGGTCAGGAAGAAGGAGCCTATGGATGGATCACCATTAATTACCTTCTGGGCAGTTTCAAGCAG tctggcTGGAAAAAGCTTCTGCATTCCCTGAAATCCACAAGTGAGACATCAGGAGCACTAGACCTCGGAGGAGCCTCAACACAGATTACCTTTGTATCAAAGGAACTCTCTTCTGAGTCTCCAGAGAACCAGCTCTACTTCCGTCTCTATGGCAAGGATTACCAGGTGTACACACACAGCTTTCTCTGCTATGGGAAGGACCAGGCTCTGCAACAGAAACTGGCCAGGGACCTACAG aCTGTGGAGAGCAGCAGTCTCCTTGATCCATGCTTTCACCGGGGGTATCAGAGGACTATAAATATAAGTGACTTCTTCAAAAACCCTTGTACATCagacaagaaaaagcaattacCTTTCAGCCAGCTGTACATAGAGGGAGAGGGGGATTATCAAAAGTGCCGAGAAAACATCCAGAAACTCTTCGACAAAACCAATTGTCCTTACTCCAGTTGCTCCTTCAATGGGATATACCTACCTCCATTACaaggggattttggg gctttttctgctttctatttTGTGATGAACTTTTTGAACCTGACCGGTGAAGCAAGCCCTGTTCCCCTGAACAAAGTGACCAGAACCATTGAGAGCTTCTGTGCCCGGCCTTGGCAAGAG GTGAAGACAATGTATCAAAACATCAAAGAAAAGTACCTGAGTGAATATTGCTTCTCTGGAGCCTACATCCTCTCTCTCCTGGAAAATGGCTATGAATTCACTGAAGATAACTGGCAAAGGATCCACTTCCTCGGAAAG ATTGGTAGCAGTGATGCAGGTTGGACCCTGGGCTACATGCTGAACCTGACCAACATGATCCCTGCAGAGGAGCCAGCTGCGCCCCCTCTCTCCCACGGCAGCTACGTAGGGCTGATGGTGCTGTGCTCCCTTGTGCTGGTGTCTGTGCTTCTGTTTGCCTGGCTTCTCTTTCACAAGCCCAAGTGCCTGCAGAAGGGGGTTGTTTAG
- the ENTPD1 gene encoding ectonucleoside triphosphate diphosphohydrolase 1 isoform X2, whose product MPITGTKPKMSSTRKILLILGFLSTLAVIALIAVAVTQNKPLPKNIKYGIVLDAGSSHTNLYVYEWPAEKENDTGVVKQVEVCKVEGPGISGYSHATEKAGPSLAQCLQQAKEVIPSTQHKETPVYLGATAGMRLLRLENESAADEVLSSVETTLRLAPFNFQGARIITGQEEGAYGWITINYLLGSFKQSGWKKLLHSLKSTSETSGALDLGGASTQITFVSKELSSESPENQLYFRLYGKDYQVYTHSFLCYGKDQALQQKLARDLQTVESSSLLDPCFHRGYQRTINISDFFKNPCTSDKKKQLPFSQLYIEGEGDYQKCRENIQKLFDKTNCPYSSCSFNGIYLPPLQGDFGAFSAFYFVMNFLNLTGEASPVPLNKVTRTIESFCARPWQEVKTMYQNIKEKYLSEYCFSGAYILSLLENGYEFTEDNWQRIHFLGKIGSSDAGWTLGYMLNLTNMIPAEEPAAPPLSHGSYVGLMVLCSLVLVSVLLFAWLLFHKPKCLQKGVV is encoded by the exons TCACAGGTACCAAACCAAAGATGTCCTCGACAAGAAAGATACTACTCATCCTGGGATTCCTCTCTACTTTGGCTGTAATTGCTTTAATTGCTGTAGCAGTGACCCAAAACAAGCCACTTCCGAAGAACATTAAG TACGGGATTGTGCTGGATGCGGGATCGTCCCACACTAACCTCTATGTGTACGAGTGGCCAGCAGAGAAGGAGAACGACACTGGGGTGGTGAAGCAGGTGGAGGTGTGTAAAGTTGAAG GCCCTGGGATCTCAGGTTACTCCCATGCCACAGAGAAGGCAGGTCCCTCTCTGGCACAGTGCCTACAACAAGCAAAAGAGGTGATTCCCTCAACGCAGCACAAAGAGACACCTGTCTACCTCGGAGCAACTGCTGGCATGCGGCTTCTCAG GTTGGAGAATGAAAGTGCAGCTGACGAAGTCTTATCCTCAGTAGAGACGACACTACGCTTAGCTCCCTTCAACTTCCAGGGTGCCAGAATCATCACTGGTCAGGAAGAAGGAGCCTATGGATGGATCACCATTAATTACCTTCTGGGCAGTTTCAAGCAG tctggcTGGAAAAAGCTTCTGCATTCCCTGAAATCCACAAGTGAGACATCAGGAGCACTAGACCTCGGAGGAGCCTCAACACAGATTACCTTTGTATCAAAGGAACTCTCTTCTGAGTCTCCAGAGAACCAGCTCTACTTCCGTCTCTATGGCAAGGATTACCAGGTGTACACACACAGCTTTCTCTGCTATGGGAAGGACCAGGCTCTGCAACAGAAACTGGCCAGGGACCTACAG aCTGTGGAGAGCAGCAGTCTCCTTGATCCATGCTTTCACCGGGGGTATCAGAGGACTATAAATATAAGTGACTTCTTCAAAAACCCTTGTACATCagacaagaaaaagcaattacCTTTCAGCCAGCTGTACATAGAGGGAGAGGGGGATTATCAAAAGTGCCGAGAAAACATCCAGAAACTCTTCGACAAAACCAATTGTCCTTACTCCAGTTGCTCCTTCAATGGGATATACCTACCTCCATTACaaggggattttggg gctttttctgctttctatttTGTGATGAACTTTTTGAACCTGACCGGTGAAGCAAGCCCTGTTCCCCTGAACAAAGTGACCAGAACCATTGAGAGCTTCTGTGCCCGGCCTTGGCAAGAG GTGAAGACAATGTATCAAAACATCAAAGAAAAGTACCTGAGTGAATATTGCTTCTCTGGAGCCTACATCCTCTCTCTCCTGGAAAATGGCTATGAATTCACTGAAGATAACTGGCAAAGGATCCACTTCCTCGGAAAG ATTGGTAGCAGTGATGCAGGTTGGACCCTGGGCTACATGCTGAACCTGACCAACATGATCCCTGCAGAGGAGCCAGCTGCGCCCCCTCTCTCCCACGGCAGCTACGTAGGGCTGATGGTGCTGTGCTCCCTTGTGCTGGTGTCTGTGCTTCTGTTTGCCTGGCTTCTCTTTCACAAGCCCAAGTGCCTGCAGAAGGGGGTTGTTTAG
- the ENTPD1 gene encoding ectonucleoside triphosphate diphosphohydrolase 1 isoform X3, with the protein MSSTRKILLILGFLSTLAVIALIAVAVTQNKPLPKNIKYGIVLDAGSSHTNLYVYEWPAEKENDTGVVKQVEVCKVEGPGISGYSHATEKAGPSLAQCLQQAKEVIPSTQHKETPVYLGATAGMRLLRLENESAADEVLSSVETTLRLAPFNFQGARIITGQEEGAYGWITINYLLGSFKQSGWKKLLHSLKSTSETSGALDLGGASTQITFVSKELSSESPENQLYFRLYGKDYQVYTHSFLCYGKDQALQQKLARDLQTVESSSLLDPCFHRGYQRTINISDFFKNPCTSDKKKQLPFSQLYIEGEGDYQKCRENIQKLFDKTNCPYSSCSFNGIYLPPLQGDFGAFSAFYFVMNFLNLTGEASPVPLNKVTRTIESFCARPWQEVKTMYQNIKEKYLSEYCFSGAYILSLLENGYEFTEDNWQRIHFLGKIGSSDAGWTLGYMLNLTNMIPAEEPAAPPLSHGSYVGLMVLCSLVLVSVLLFAWLLFHKPKCLQKGVV; encoded by the exons ATGTCCTCGACAAGAAAGATACTACTCATCCTGGGATTCCTCTCTACTTTGGCTGTAATTGCTTTAATTGCTGTAGCAGTGACCCAAAACAAGCCACTTCCGAAGAACATTAAG TACGGGATTGTGCTGGATGCGGGATCGTCCCACACTAACCTCTATGTGTACGAGTGGCCAGCAGAGAAGGAGAACGACACTGGGGTGGTGAAGCAGGTGGAGGTGTGTAAAGTTGAAG GCCCTGGGATCTCAGGTTACTCCCATGCCACAGAGAAGGCAGGTCCCTCTCTGGCACAGTGCCTACAACAAGCAAAAGAGGTGATTCCCTCAACGCAGCACAAAGAGACACCTGTCTACCTCGGAGCAACTGCTGGCATGCGGCTTCTCAG GTTGGAGAATGAAAGTGCAGCTGACGAAGTCTTATCCTCAGTAGAGACGACACTACGCTTAGCTCCCTTCAACTTCCAGGGTGCCAGAATCATCACTGGTCAGGAAGAAGGAGCCTATGGATGGATCACCATTAATTACCTTCTGGGCAGTTTCAAGCAG tctggcTGGAAAAAGCTTCTGCATTCCCTGAAATCCACAAGTGAGACATCAGGAGCACTAGACCTCGGAGGAGCCTCAACACAGATTACCTTTGTATCAAAGGAACTCTCTTCTGAGTCTCCAGAGAACCAGCTCTACTTCCGTCTCTATGGCAAGGATTACCAGGTGTACACACACAGCTTTCTCTGCTATGGGAAGGACCAGGCTCTGCAACAGAAACTGGCCAGGGACCTACAG aCTGTGGAGAGCAGCAGTCTCCTTGATCCATGCTTTCACCGGGGGTATCAGAGGACTATAAATATAAGTGACTTCTTCAAAAACCCTTGTACATCagacaagaaaaagcaattacCTTTCAGCCAGCTGTACATAGAGGGAGAGGGGGATTATCAAAAGTGCCGAGAAAACATCCAGAAACTCTTCGACAAAACCAATTGTCCTTACTCCAGTTGCTCCTTCAATGGGATATACCTACCTCCATTACaaggggattttggg gctttttctgctttctatttTGTGATGAACTTTTTGAACCTGACCGGTGAAGCAAGCCCTGTTCCCCTGAACAAAGTGACCAGAACCATTGAGAGCTTCTGTGCCCGGCCTTGGCAAGAG GTGAAGACAATGTATCAAAACATCAAAGAAAAGTACCTGAGTGAATATTGCTTCTCTGGAGCCTACATCCTCTCTCTCCTGGAAAATGGCTATGAATTCACTGAAGATAACTGGCAAAGGATCCACTTCCTCGGAAAG ATTGGTAGCAGTGATGCAGGTTGGACCCTGGGCTACATGCTGAACCTGACCAACATGATCCCTGCAGAGGAGCCAGCTGCGCCCCCTCTCTCCCACGGCAGCTACGTAGGGCTGATGGTGCTGTGCTCCCTTGTGCTGGTGTCTGTGCTTCTGTTTGCCTGGCTTCTCTTTCACAAGCCCAAGTGCCTGCAGAAGGGGGTTGTTTAG